The region GCAGatacacagaggaagaaatgaaaacagtgcTGAAGATTCAGGAACTGTTTGGAGAGGGAGCAGACAGATACAGCATGGTTCTCTTTACCCACGGTGATCTGCTCAAAGGGAAACCTATTGAGGAGTTCTTGAATGAAAGCGAAGACTTGATGGAACTTGTGGCCAAATGTTACGGCCACTACCACGTCTTCAATAATAAGGAGAAAGATCAGTCGGAGGTCAGAGAGCTGCTCTACAAGATCAGATACATATTGGCGGAGAACGGAGGAAGCCATTACACCACTGAAATGTTCCAGAAGGCAGAGGAGGCggttgaaaaggaaaaacaacgaatccttaaagagagagaagagcaaatgcgcaaacaggaggaggagctgaggaaaaAACTGGAGGAAAAGTTTGAGCAACAAATTAGGGAAGTGAAGGATGAAATGAGAAGATGGTGATTAAGTTATTGCAATCTTTTGAAAGAGAAACTAAAGGGGAACTTGTCAAACTGAGGAAGCTGTTGGAAACTATGGCTAGACGAGAGGCTGAGAATAGCACTTCATGGTTCCAAAAGGTTTATAATTATATGCATAGTTTATTCCCTAATGAACTTTTGGGGCTTTGTCAGGATGGACTGTTTCATTGGGCCTGAAttgtaataataacatttactcAATAAGCGTTTCATTATATACAAGAAATTGCagatatttgggatttttttgcgtgatatttgttttgatgCAGACCTATTGTTTATGAGCTTGCTGTTGTGCTCCACGACATTGTTTCACACAGAAAGTTTGGAAAATGTATCATTGAAATGTCCCATATTTGAcatgaaaagtattttaaaggtCTAGTGTGCAATTTGGCAACATCTAGGGGTGACGTTACAGATGTCAACCAACTGAGCAGGTAAAAGAATGACtctatctagagccagtgtttagtttgtcctTTCCGGGCTACAGTAGAAACATGGCCGCCTGCTCCATATTTAGATATAAACAAGTCATTCTAAAGTGACGAAAACCcaaatattcttattttctggTGACTACAcactaaagaaaaaatacttattgATATGATATTCCATTTCTTCCAATTGATACctctaaatgctacacactggacctttaatgGAGATTAATGTACTAATTAAGAGATTTGACTCCATATATGGCATCATTGAGGAATCTGGGAGTAGAGGTTTGAGGTATTTACGTATCTACTGTAAGATACATGGGGAGTGCCACAGGGAAGCGTCTTGGGTccctttcatcacttttttttatgtgacagtGACTTGGATTTGCTTGtgctttaattatattttcatacagATATGATTTAGGCTGATCTTTCATGCTCCATTATATTCTGCAATGATTCAAACTCATGATTTTCAGAAAATATGCTCTAAATGaccattttcttattttgtacaCACATCTTTAATGAGCAATCAGTGTGTAAATACATTGAATGGTGAAAATATGCTGACATGTAATCAAAAACAGGGTTTGATTTAGTTAAAAGCTTAAGTATATATAACTTATAAATCTAAAGTGAGTAACTCAGTAAAATAGGATTTTATAGtcaaaatcaaaacagaaaacttATTTAATTTGTACAACTTACCGCCAACACAAGTGCCCGATCCTTAACATTCTTTGGTACCAGGAATTCACATGAGTTACCTTTGTACATACATAAACAGCTGACTGCCACAATTTGATACAGGTCATAATATGGTTTATAGGTAATTTGCCTGTCAATCTTGTAAAAAAGTATGTTGCTCAGGTGATAAGAAATCAAGCTGAATAGATGAGTTATGAGACTGTAAAGACAACTTATTTTTGTTCAATAAAGGACTTTTCCCTTCAGTTTAATGTGACTGGAGTGTTGAACCAAATCAGGTGGAAGCCTTGAAAATAAACAGTCCAAACAAGCTTGTTCCATTTACTtcatttcatttgcatttaacTGAGACATGTTCCCATTGTACAACTGCCCCCTCCACTGGCCATTTgataactttaaaatgtgaatgaaacaGCAGgatttttaactcctttatttcctgttgGCTATTTTAATCTActgcaatgcatcatattctaaaGACAGAACCTGTTTTCAGCCTTATGAAGACGTATTtcccagctgatccaagaggcttttaaaAGAGTTTAATTAGCTAAAGAAGTAGGGGGGGTtctaaatacataaagaaacactttatccttcagtttatcacaaacattcaacatcaacacatctggagatacgtgattttacctggacaggaagaagatgaaaaactgtcatctgaaaagtaactaaagctgtcagacaaatgtagtaaaagtacaataagtaCCTCTAAGATGTAggggagtaaaaagtacaataaatacctattattttaactttcaaGATGTATCAAACaagattatttatttccttttagatATGCACCATTACATTGCACCAACTTAACCAAATGAATGAATTCCCTGCCAAGGCCAAACCTTTCCATGGTACTAAATAAATTAGGCCGCCCCATTCTATCAAAGGCCTTTTTCTGCATCGACCAAAACAACAAGACCTTGCTTTTGATAGGTTTCCGTATATAGGACAATGTTGAGTAATATCTCCATATTGGTTTGAGACAGCGCAGACATCTGAGAGTTTACCCTTTTTAAGAAACGGTGTCAGTCAGGCCTGTTCCTCTTCCTAAACTCTGTCTatttgaattcaaacaaaaactccAGCTGACAGCCCATCATGGTGAGGATCAAAATCACCAACTTTCCCTAAACTGAACATGAAATCAGTACAATGCTGTGCACCTGTTTCCatcacacccacctcatcagtgaaaacaaacatcaactTGTTTTACCTTGCACTCTGCAATTTAACTTTGATGTGACACTCACACTTTTGTTGTCTTAAAGTATAAATGCCACACTCTGTCATTTCTTGTAAATGCTGATGGGAGGGTGAACAgtgcattcatgccagaccttccagaaCTATTTAAACTGATTTCCTGATATTGCCTGACTGAAAGTTGTTTGAACAAtaactttgtgttgtgtttgccccggtaactgactcagctgACATTTAGACCATTTTGAATAAAGTTTTAGCCTCCGTCCAATTGTAGAAACATTGGGTTCTTCATCTGTTTCCCATGTTTTGCTGATTGTTCATTCTGTAATTTTAGGAATATCCACCGTGAGTCTTCTCTTGCCTGTTTAGGTTTTTTGCTGAGTTTTAACTTTTTGAATAAAGTTCTAAGGATGGAGGGTGTTACTATGTCTCCAGTGTGTGATTCATGATATTAGGATACATGACTACACCCGTGACAAATGGCACCATTCTCTAAAATCAGAGTCCACTATCTTTGTCACTTTCACATGGGACATTAAGCAAAAATTCTGTTCCATTTATTGTGAGGCTGACTTAATACAAAATATGGTTCTGTCACACGGGTTTGGTGTCAATACCCCATTCAGTGCAATCAAAAAACAGAGTTGAATAAACAGGTTAACACTTCTTGTCCTGATGTCCAAAGTACATTGGAAAGTTCAAGCTGAATGTCTGTTTTACTCTGGGGTTATTTCCATCCCAAATTACATGAACTGGAGGACAACAAAATGGAAAGTTTGGTTAGGAAGTGCTCACGGCCTATTGGCATAAACAGAAGGGTCAGGATTTTGTCGGCCGGAACACCGAAAGTCAGGATGACTGACAGGAGAGCCGAAGGATTCAGGAGTTTGCAACAAAGGAGAGCCATCGTCTCAGGAGAGTCAGCCGGAATGCCGACAGGTCATATTTGGATTCCTGGTACAGTAGTTTCAAGCGCCGGGTCAGGTGGTTTAATTGCTCAAAAGCGCCAGGATCGGGGATCATGGGTCCCCTTGAAGTGTAGACCGGGTACATGAATTCTGTTTATCGCATGCTATTAACTATCACAGAAGCCTTCAGTGATTGGTATATCAACTTAACCAAATAAATGGATTCCCCAACGCCAAACCTTTCCATGGTAGGTAAATAAATTAGGCCACTGCATTCTATCAAAGGCCTTTTTCTGCATCGAACAAAATGCCACAGACGAgttcaggagtcggcaggagcgccgaTAGGTTTCTTAGGAGGACAATGTTGAGTAATTTCCTCATATTGCTTTGAGACGGGTCAGGATTTTTGAATGAAGCCTGTTTAGATATCACCATTACATTGCACCAACTTAACCAAATTAATGAATTCCACTATCTACAAGGCTAAACCTTTCCATGATACTAAATAAATTAGGTTTGCCCCATTCTATCAAAGGCCTTTTTCTGCATCTcgaccaaaacaacaacaccttGCTTTTGATAGAATTCCTTATATAGGACAATGTTGagtttaggaaaaaaacatcatattggTTTGAAAATCACTAAgtttttgaaatgaaacttAAAACAGGTTTGGTCATCTTTTTATCAGAGTGAAATCTAtccctgaacacaaacaaaaaatagtttttgtttgagAATATTCCACATTTGATGCATCAGATTATTGTGATAAACTTTTGTTGATAATAAATGAAGGACATGGGCATCATAAAAAGCGCCACCAATTAgcttatttttgttgtgtttcatttatcttACTTTGTTCTAATGTATAGATGTTGTTTAATTCACAAAGTTTATCTGATGTTGTCAAAACCCAGTTTAATTCACAAAGTTTGTTATGATTGACTGGTTATTTCTTCATGCAAAATGGATTTTTAGGGGTTTAAGGAAGGCGGGTCATTGTAACAGAATGTCAAGACTACACAAGTGTTAAAGGAACTGCTGTCATTTCTTGTAAATGC is a window of Anoplopoma fimbria isolate UVic2021 breed Golden Eagle Sablefish chromosome 3, Afim_UVic_2022, whole genome shotgun sequence DNA encoding:
- the LOC129116889 gene encoding LOW QUALITY PROTEIN: GTPase IMAP family member 9-like (The sequence of the model RefSeq protein was modified relative to this genomic sequence to represent the inferred CDS: deleted 2 bases in 1 codon), whose amino-acid sequence is MGVTINKYILLFSVFWFQPTTTCDSITSTTTTCDSRTSLLTTYHNNEEFRIFMVGKTGVGKSATGNSILGKQIFETKFSPTSLTKVCKKAFGEVDGQKVSVIDSPGLFDTRTNESKTCEEIVRCMYYAAPGPHVFLIIITLGRYTEEEMKTVLKIQELFGEGADRYSMVLFTHGDLLKGKPIEEFLNESEDLMELVAKCYGHYHVFNNKEKDQSEVRELLYKIRYILAENGGSHYTTEMFQKAEEAVEKEKQRILKEREEQMRKQEEELRKKLEEKFEQQIREVKDEMRRVIKLLQSFERETKGELVKLRKLLETMARREAENSTSCLLVSTYHNLRQYNLDYNNLRQQNLALNNLPQQ